In Thermodesulfobacteriota bacterium, the genomic stretch GGGGACGTCCGAAGTCCATGAGGGCGTCTATGGCGGCCCTTATCGTCCTCCCTGTAAAAAGGACGTCGTCGACCATCACTACCTTTTTCCCGTCTATGGGAATGGGTATCTCCATTTTCTTGAGCGCGGGCTGGTCCTTCTTTATCCCCAGGTCGTCCCTGTAGAGCGTCGCGTCCACTGCTCCGGCAGGGAGCATTACCCCCTCTATCTCCTCGATCTTTCTCTGGAGCCGGAGCGCGAGATGGTACCCCCTCGTGGGTATGCCGAGAATGACGAGCCCCTCGGTGCCCTTGTTTCTCTCGATTATTTCGTGGGCTATCCTGGCAAGGGCCCTCTCTATGGCCTTATCGTCGAGTACGGTCCTCTTCATCGCGGGCTGGACAAAAAAATACCTCCGCGCCGGAACGGACGCGAAGGCAAAAGGGTTCTTTTTATGAGTTGTGCCACTATCTCCCCGTTTTTAATCTCTCAGGATTAAATTAAAAGGGTTTTTATTCCGGTCGGGAACCCCTCGGCTTTGAGGCATTCAGGATTCACACCGGAACCATCTGTTTTTTTAAGGCTACTATTTCACCGCAGGGGCGCCCCGGTCTGCTTAAGCGGCTTCTGCACCTCTACGTTGTAGAAAAATTCTTTTTCGTACCGGTTCAGGAAATTCACGACGACAGTGTACTCGGCGTATATATAGATGTCTTCAGGGCCCCGTTCGATTATTAGCCCTGTTCTGTCGAGCGGCAAATCCCAGGCCGCGGCCTTTGCAATGATGCGTTCTTCCAGCGCCTCGTCGGTGTGCATGTGGGCGAACTTGGCTTCCTCGCCGACATCGGTCTTGAGCATCATATACCCGATGTACGGGGGCGCGAGCTTATACACGCCGTACCCGAAAAGCGATAGCAGGGTTAACCAGAATAAAGCCCTGACCGTTGCGTACCCGGCTTTATCTACCCGCCGCCTGTTCACTATCTGAAATGTATACAATTTCGGCCAGGCGTAGTCAATATAATAATTCCGGGCTATTCGGCTTTAGCGGCAGTGGCCTTGAGAGGCCCG encodes the following:
- the pyrR gene encoding bifunctional pyr operon transcriptional regulator/uracil phosphoribosyltransferase PyrR encodes the protein MKRTVLDDKAIERALARIAHEIIERNKGTEGLVILGIPTRGYHLALRLQRKIEEIEGVMLPAGAVDATLYRDDLGIKKDQPALKKMEIPIPIDGKKVVMVDDVLFTGRTIRAAIDALMDFGRPLAIQLAVLVDRGHRELPIKADYVGKNLPTSQKEGVKVHLTETDGVNEVVIEAQQ